Below is a window of Thunnus maccoyii chromosome 16, fThuMac1.1, whole genome shotgun sequence DNA.
CGCCATCTGTAGGttgtatgaaatattttttgaagCGGTTTCTGCTCCTCATAGGTGTATTTTAACTGAGTTTTCATAGTCCGTGATGCAATATTGCCTCCAGAGGGCAAGCTAGTATGGTAGCTGATAGTTAGCTTTATGTTAACTAGCAAGCTATCTGGGTAGTTAGCTAACGGTTCGCTTGACAAATGTTGAGCagccagcagtggtggaagaagtattccgataccaatacagcaatggaaatatactccattacaagtaaaagtcctgcatgaaaaatcttaCCCAGGTAGAAGTACATtttagtaagtaagtaagcagcaaaatgtagttaaagtattgcagtaaaagtaatagtttggtccctctgactgatattattatatatgacatcattagattattaatgctgaagcatcagtgttagagcagcatgttactgttgtagctgctggaggtggagctagtttcaactactttatgtacagttagctagtttagtccagtggttcccaacctaggggccAGGctcctccaaagggtcaccagataaatctgaggggtcgtgagatgattaatgggagaggaaagaagaaaaaacaaagttctgatacacaaatctgttttcagtttttggactttttctctaatctttgattaattgaaatgaaaccatgtgaggagtttagagggaaaaatcactatttggtggagctgttaacaactcctagacatctgaaatgtgaccccgactacacactgctttttgtaagacatcaaaagccaaaaagtttggaaactactggtttcatctttaacaatgtgttgtattttaaaagcttgttatattatcctttgtgtcaaatcttcatttgaaaagtaactaaagcattcaaataaatgtagtggagtagaaaatacaatatttccctctgaaatgtagtggagtggagtataaagtagcatcaaatggaaatgttcaagtaaagtacaagtacctcaaaattgtaaaTGCCCTTTCCACCGCTGGCAGCCAGCTCCAGCTTCTTTGTTGTACAGCCAAGTGACTGATAACAATCACTGTACAGTAAAATGTCCTCTAGTCCCTTTGAGAGACATACACTGTTAAATGTCCTCATACTGCTATACTTGTTGGAGAGTTTAGCCCAGGATTTTTGAGGCCAATACcgatattaatattatatttgtttcaGCAATTCTCAAACAAGTGATTCCTTTCATAGTGGGTCATTGTAGGCTGGTAAAAATGCTTGCAAAAActacttcttttttatttcatatttcttcaGGGTTCAGTAGGATGCCCGGTGTCTGCATGGTGATTGATGATCCTGCTGAGGAAATGCACCAACAACTTACAGCTACAGCCATCTTGCCAAGAACGTGGAATGATGGGAAATGGtgcagtgctgctgtgtgtacatgtgatgAGTAAGGAGAAATTTAAGCAATATATCCTCTGAAATTGACGAAATACCTTCTTTTGTTAATGTTGTATTAAAGATGGAGAATGTTAGCCGCCCCTAAATTTATCAAcaattcacaaatcacacataaaaatattaatctaCACCAGTCAGGACACAAATTGAAGCTATATATTCCTTTTCACCCCTTACTATCAATAATTACCACAGTAATTCATATACTTCTATTGCTCCTGTATTACTTAAATGTTCATCAGCCTGCAGTTTGCATTGCTGATTCATTTATATAATACAATAGGTCTTTATTAACAAATTTGCAGGTAATTGTAGATCATCAGTGATGAGTCATGTAATTAGATTTTAGGTAagtctgactgaagatttgCTTTGGCTGTAATTAGAGCAAAATCTCAAAATGTAAGATCtcataaaaatgcattgaaaacacaacagatttATCAAACGGTCTAAAAATATATCAGTTCTGGCCTGTTTTGtatttggaaaatgtatttttgacagTAGAATTTGAGCTGAGCTGACCTCTGAACACACAGTTAATAGCTTTAGAGACTCAAGACTAAAATTAGGCTGCAGTTGatgtctctgttttattttagaatACATCTTGTGTGATCGTGTTGTGCGTAAAGACATCTCtgcatatttttaatgtttgtgacAGTTTATATGCTTTAAATATGCAATCAATCATTCGCTGTACATGAGAGCCACTGAGTGGAGACACAAGATGTTGAATGTGTTTAACCAGTTTGTAATTTGTCCTAAATATCCCTGAAAAGCgtcaaatgaaaacacaaaatacgAACCGGGTTGCAGgtcagttatatatttattcagcttGTTGCCGGCTGTTACAGGTACACCAAGCGTAATGGTGCGGACTTGGTATTAGTTTCACAGATGTAAAGCACCATTTAGATCTAAGATCAGCAGACGAACAACAAGGAGCTCCTGCAGTTATCTTCAGTTTCATTGTTTAGCTCTGAATGAAATcacagaacaaaaaataaataaataaataaatctaatgCAGAACGGCTGAGAGACACACTGCATGATTCTAAGGAGAAACCAGTAACAATTAGTCTTCCACAGCATTTACATGACCAAAAGTTTATGCAAGACAAGATACGGTTTTATTGGAAATTAGGAGTTTAAATAACCGGCCAAATAGAAAGACTCAAACTCACTCTTGATTTTAAACCAACCAAAGCTTGCAGTATTTGTGTGCAGATGTAAATGCAAAGGATGAATaactaaaaatgacaaacatgagTCTCtaatatattgaaaataaattttaaGGTTACTGGTTCACTGACTACTACTATAGAACCAGGGGTGCAGGACATTGCATAATCGATTGGTAGAGTTCCCAGTCAATAATGCCGCAGTTGAAACACAGATAAAGTCCAAGCATCAAGAGGTAAAAGGGATTTTTTGTCCTCCTTCACAAACAATTGGTCAAATGTTTGCACAACGAGGGGCCACTAGAGTCAAATGGTAACTCTGCTGCTTGGACTTTGGCATATACGACAGAGAGGAACTCAGCCAAAACGATGTTGCTGTCCGACATAACTATGTAACTACTGCAGTACAGCCACTCTGCATTTTACAGTTTGCCATCTTCTTGATGTGTGGTGTCAGAACGTGTGTAGAAGAAGGGGGACTTCTGGTGGTCCTCTTGTTTAATACAAGGGCGCATCTGTCTTGAGAAGGATGAGCTTCTGGTTCGCGGTTTGGTTTGGGGAGGAGTAAAGAAAGGAGTATTttggggagggggaggggagggggggcaagATGATAGAGGGagggatgtaaaaaaaattgatgGATTCGAGGGGTAGGGGGAGATGTTTAGATGTTCAGGGTCAGGTCAGGAGAAAAGGGACATGAAGAATTCAGGTTGATGCCAGGCTGGTGGCATTTTAATTTAGAGCGGGAAGGGAAGGGTAAGACAGCCGAATCTCCTCCCCTTCCAGAAGTttcctaaaaagaaaaagaaaccttTGAGCTTTCTCTTCATTGTGCATATTTACATAATAGAAGTGTATATCAGTATATATTTCATGTATTGTGTTAATGGACGTCTCACCTGTACGCAGCTATTTCAATGTCAAGAGCCATCTTCACATTGAGAAGGTCTTGGTACTCTCTCAGGTAGCGCGCCATCTCCTGTTTAGCTTCAGTGATGTCTTGCTCCAGTTCACTTATCCTCACCTATAAATGCAAGAAAAAGGCATTCATTATAAGACATCACACTTACTGATGCTGTAGACACAAGGTGATTCAAACTGGAAACATTTACAACTTCATGacaaatattagatttttttattttttattttttttattttatatgattgaATATAAATTTGTAGATTTGGGGAATTCCTGATCTTTTTTGGTGTGTAGCTGTAATGTGCTCCACCGCTTTAGTCACACTATAACCTTGCAGATTTTCACCTCTGCTGTGAGCCTGCCATCATTTCCTGCTGAGTACTACAGCGCAGGGAGGGTGTAGCTGCAGCAcagaatatatttacatgtcaTCTTTAGACGAAAAGAACCATGCTGTGTTCAAAGACAATTTCCAGCTGCTTTTTCACTACTTTATGCATGTAAAGTGTATTCTGTATGGtaactgtaaaaaatgaaatatagtATTTATGCCATCTGAGCTGTTTTAAACCTTTAGGCAAAGACAGTTTTTACACTATCTTTTCATTTAGCTGTCTCTCCTGAGCCTTTTCCTTTCAACTAATTGAGAAAAAAGCCTCTAAAAATAGGCATAAGAAGGAGTTTGCTCATCTGAGAGCACAAATGGGCTGACAAGGTGCCACATATTTAGCACATTTAGTTTAGTCAGCACTTATTGGCTGATTACTCATGCCAACTGGGATCCAAATATCCCTCATTCACCTGGTACTTTGCCACCTCTTTCCCCTGCGTCTCCTCCAACTCTTCCAGTTGCTTATTTAGGGAGTCGATGACGTTTCTGAGAGCCTCAATCTCCGAGGAGCGGGACTGAAGCAGTCTGCGGTACTCCATGGTCTCCTCTCGGATGGCGTGCACGGCCTCGTTGTTTTTGCTGGCCATCTCCGCCACGCTCGCAAACTTGCTCTTGTACCAGTCCTCGGCGGCCTGCATGTTCTTGTTTGCCAGCCGTTCGTATTGCGCCCGGATGTCTCGCAGGGCGGTAGAGAGGTCAGGCCGAGACACCTCCACATCCACGCTGATGTTAGCCACCTGCAGCTGGGCCTGCAGCTCAGCTTGCTCCTCTGCAAAGACTTTCTTTAGGAACACCATCTCGTCACACAAAGAGACCACAGTGGCCTCAGCATCACAGTTGTAGAGCACGGCCCTGCTGGCCTCCTCCTTGGCCCTCTGCAGGGCCTCCTCAGCATCCATACGCCGCCTCGTCTCCTCGTCATATCGCTCCTTCATCTGCTCATAGACGTCACGCAGGTGgtccctctctgcctccatgCGCATCTTCTCCCCGTTCTCCGAGTCAATCATCGCCCTCAGACTCCGCGCCTCCCCCTCATAGACGCCCTGCAGACGAGATGGATCGTTTTGCCGCCTCCTCAGCGCCTCCAGCTCGGCCAGCAGGGCTCGGTTCTGCAGCTCCAGGTGTCTCACCTTCTCGATGTAAGTGGCGAAGCGGTCGTTCAGGTCCACAAGCTGCTCCCTCTCTTGGGAGCGCAGGCCCAGCAACTCTGTGTTGATGGAGCTGGCCTGAGCCAGGTCCATCCTCTCAGACGCGTCTGGCAGGGAAGAGGAGGCCAGCCTCAGGATCCTCTTCCCGGACGGAGGAGCTCGAGGAGAAGCGAAGAGGGAGGAAGACATGGATGATTTAGTGGTGGTTCGGGAGCCTCTGTAGCTGTCCCAAGGGCGGCGGTAGGAGAGGTAGGATTCGGAGCTCATGATGAATTTTTTGTTgtggattttttgtttgtttaagaaAAGGATATGGATGTTTTAGTTTCAGAAGGTTTTTTTATGTCCCCCTTGTTCTGCACACCATCGGTGAGGATGAGCGAGCGTTTTTGCACTGCACCAGCTCGGTGATGCTGCAGATCCCTGGCTTTTATAGAGTGTCgctccccccccctccacagAGTAACATCAGTGTTGTCAGCATCGACCAGGCCAATAGCAGACTGCTGCAGTGAAGAGGGGGGAGGTTGGTTTTCTGACTCTCTCTCAGCCTTGGCCTGCAAAGTAGATGTGGTAGAGCAGATATTCTTACTCTGCCCTGGAAACACCATTGCAAGAAATTACACTATGCATTTGTATTTTACTCCACTTAAAACTCCCATTGCAGGATTAGATGCATTTCTGAAGTAATGAACACATCCACATTGACAAACTAAGAAAAAGCTTGGGAAATCCTTGTGAAAATGACTTGAATTAAAGTCTTTTCCACTATCCTGTGAGAGAGAATCAATACATACTGCATAAAGAAAGAGTGAGGGGGCAAATACCTACACAGCCAGGCACTTAGAGGTTTTAATGCTCTACAAAGCGATGATATGATTACCATACAGATTGCATGGAAATACCCTGATGTGGTTGATACACGCCCGCTACCCTATCTGAATAATATGAGAGTAGAATGAACATCCTGCATTAACCCACATACCACAGATATGTGCAAACTCAACACAATTTACTtaatcacttttaaaaaaatacatatttttatgcaCTTTTCATTTTGATCATCCTTTAGCCAATAAATATCCCTTTACAGAGTCCTACATAGTGCACTTGTCCCCAGAGCATCTTTACATGTTGATCTCTTTCAAACTGATGAGTCACTGACGTTCTTGAGCCGTCCTGACAATGTGTGTGGGAGACACCGCTGAGGAGGGAAGCGCTATCTGTATCTGctgacacagagaaacactcCTGCTTGTTAGCATCCAGGGATGAGTCAGAGGGCAGCTACATTCATTCTTACTacttgtttaaaaagaaatagagGCATCAAGCTGATGCTCTTACACAGGAAGCGATTCAGAATCCTGCTCAAGGACACAAACTCATGACGGACACATTCAGAGTGGTGACAGTTGTGAGAGAGTCTCTTTAAAAGTAGCATTATTCTGCTGCAGGCCGTCAGGATCTCATATCCTGCTGCACTACAAGTACTCACCATTTTCATCAATACTGATAGTTTACACAAAATCCTACCAGCAGCTGAAATTTCTGTTTGACAACATAACCTTTTCTGACTTGACACACAGCGAGGTACAGACCGGCATGAGCTTCAATACAAGTTAATCAAAATCACCACCCTGATGTAGGTAAGATCACCGAAAACATTAGGGGATTGAAGCACCGTGCTTTATTCATGGTGTGTTGGAGAAGAATTTGAGTTTCATCCAAGTAGCAGCAATTACAAATCACCTTTCAGGTACAGAAGCTCAAGAATGATTATTTTCAAGCCTAGAAATCAAATGATAAAGCAGTCTTATGCAGGAAATGTCCTCCATTACTTAATTTTTGTCTACAAACATAAATCTTGATATCTGCCAAACTAAAAATTTTATTAGGTCTCTGCTCTAATTAGCTGCTTTTCTATTTTAGATTACAAGGATGTGACATCATGTGTGTCAGTTACATCTAGAGGCTTCTACAGAGGGGGATGCTCCAAGTTCTGTTGAAGTTGCTGCAATACACAGCAGTTGCCAATAGGGGTCAATGAAGCTCATTGATCGCTTTACATTTAAAGGGACATAAACTTATTCCCCCTATTTTAGCTGGAGTATGATCTTTCTATCCAGTAGTTTAAGTGTGATTTTCCTGATTATCTGAGCTGTCGGCTGACAGCTCAGATAATCACTCAAATGCAGTTTATCCCAAATGGCATTTCAGTGAGACAACAAGTCTCACTGAGCCAAAACAAGTGATATGAAAGACTCAAACTGCAGTGCCTGTGTCCAACTATTATACAGCTTCTTACAGGAATCCACAGATCTAATTGTGAGAAGTTAAAACTAGAACTATATCTACCAAAATATGACCACCAGATGTCTTTCACTGCACATAAAGAGTAAACTCTCCACCACAAGGTGTGTGAAGAATCCTATaaacataaaaggaaaaaagttttatgatgttttggGCTGAATTTTACCTTGATACTaaaatttgatgttttgttggggtgtaaatattacatttattctgCAATTTATGTAGTAAAAACTTGTGGTTGTATACTATTTGTATATGTAACAATTGTATGTGCAATatagcttttatttttttaaatgtatttagtgctacttttatttactttcttcTGTTTGATTGccatattgttcattttattctattctaattgtaaatattttaatatttgtaaatacattATGTATTTAGCAGTGAGGGGTCTAAAATGAACCTTGAATcttgaataaaaaagaaaatgtataaactataataataataataagaagaagaagaagaagaagaaagcttATCTACATGCAAACATTCAGGGCCTTTGTAGCACAAAGCATCTGAGCTGTTTTTAATATCTGGCATTGAGTGTTTTTCACATGTTGTCATTCCCAAATAGGTGAGGTTGAATACACGCAGACAATTCAAATAGTTTCAAGTAGTTTCTAAATGTTTCTAACTAGAACTGACTTGAAAATATCTTCCTGATATAGTCTCACATGACAAAGACTGATTATAAATCATTAAAACTCCATTACAAATAGATTTATTAAACAATCCAGTGCTTATCCGAGCAGTACAAGTCCTGAAGTGGATTCTAAGGGATATTTTCATTGACAGTTTTGATCACTAGGTGGCGCATTTGCATTGCACGTCAGTGTGACTAGTGCAGAGACGTCTTCAGATGAAATACAGTTGTGTGAAAATGCTTATTCACCTCTGTGTGAttaataatctcaactcaaaatGCCATTTTCAGTTATCATGACACATGAAGTGAAGTGTGTGATTCATGACATAATGTTAAAAGTCAGCTGTAGTCTAATATAGTCAAAGCAAATGCAAAGtacatgtttattcatttacagtGAATATATTTCCCAGTGATACATAAGGTAAAAATAAgtacataaaacatttctattGACAGATAAAGACTTTGGAATGTCAGGCTTTTCATTGCTGAAGTTGTTCGCCCCCTTTAATACATTTACAAGAATTGCAGGAACATTTTcctcatggaaaaaaaaaaacaacaacaattcaGCATCTGTGTTTTTGAACTTGTGACAGGAAGCTGAAATAATAGAGCTCGTAGCTACTTGAGAAGCATTTAGGTGAACTGCATGTCGTCAGATCTACCTTCCACTGTTTTACATTCAGTcgaaatatgtaaaatactatCCACATAAAATCACATAAAGAATATAAGACATCCAACATATAAACAATACAGGAATTAAGTTTAGGCTAAATACAAAAGTGTATTCCTTTGGTACAAAACATTTTatctcaggaaaaaaaagtgtgctcGGTGTAAAGTAGTAGTATATCTTGCATCTTGCGTGGCCTGTCAGACCTCATACATCCAAGGGGGCCAATGAATTATGGGATTAAACATTCGTCTCATATCAGGGAGTGCTGCATATTCATTCACGTTGACATCTCATAAACCCAAAGCAGCCCGCTGACATgcacagggctgttttcactGGCGCTGCGCTTCGTGAAAAACACAGCAACTCCTCATTACAGCATGAAGGTGGTCATTCACAGGTCGATCTGTACAGTACTTTGGTTCATTTTTGATCACCAAGTCTTAAGAGTGCTGGAGGgggggtgagggagggggggggggtgggaggggtggaggggggtaAACTATGTGCCCATAGAGAGTTACAAGATAGACGAAAACATTACAAATGAAGCTGTGACACATACAGAAACTCAataaaaatctcattttcttAAAATCTTTCTCTCCAGACTTGTCTTGTGCATTAAAatggggggtgggtggggggccAAAAATTACTGCCATACACACTAGTAATTTCAGACAGTGCAGCTCAAACTTCATTCATGTCCTCGCTTTAGAAGATTTTCAGCCTCTTTCCAATCGCTCTGCCTCCCTTCGCCACTCTCTGGCTCGGCTGATCTTTAGAAAGCGGGCAGTACTTGATGGTGTGCGCATTGTCGCCGTTGGCACTGCAGAGAGGGCAGGTGTATGCCCGGAGGATGGGGCACAGGACTCTGCCGTCCGCTGTCTTCAGGATGTGGGTGCCGTAAACCTCCTCCGGTGCGCCGTTATTCCGACAGAAGACGCACACCTTCGGCTCCGGCTTGCTCCTCTGAGTCTGTTTGCGCCTTCTGTCCATGGAGAGCAGGTCAAGGCCGGGGAAACTTCCCCTATAGGAGGGTGAATCTCTGTCTGCAAGCGGAGAATCACCAGCAAAGTGTTCGTACGGCCTGAGAAGCGAGATGCGCTCCTTGAGATCATAGATGGAGATCGGCGGGGAGCCCGGGGCCGCGCAGCAGCAGTCCAAGTGTCCGTCGCTGTCCCTGCCCTGCCCAATTACGCAGGAGCAAACCGGAGAATCGTCCAAGCCCAGGGTCGCTTTAAGAGACTCGGTTATAGAGTTGGGACTACAGGACGGGCTGTTGATCTTATTTTTGGCGACAAGTGTCGACAGGCCGAGGTAGTCGTTCCAAAAATTAAAGGTGTAATCATACGGAGACCGCGCGTCTAAGTAGCCGCGGTCTAAAAGATCCATCCTGTCACAGCTGGGAGAGTTTAATGTCCACACAAGTGAATAGGCGTTTCTGATGGCGTGTCTGTCAGCATGGGTAGCCTGTGAAGGTggtcttctctctcctcttgctGGGTCTCGTATGCAGAGCACTCAACATGTAGGCGCTGATAAGTTCCCCGGAATAAAACAGAGGGGCGTGGTTTGGTTCAAGTTGATTATCTAGCTGGCCCCATTGGAGGGTCTACAGAGTCAAGGCAGGGAGTCATTGAGCTGGGAAAATCATTTTCCCTCATAGAACATGAATCCTTTTATCAATAGAAGACTATCTTTTTGTGTTACAAGAGAATTATTTATGCTGTTGGTTGTGAGAGAGACTGCTGTATTTGTCCTCATCATTAAGTTATTTCTAAGGTTGTTAATGCATTCTTAAATTAAAGCAGAGGGCTTGGAGAGTAATCAGCCAAAATGTCTATTTTGTAACTTGCAATTGTTGTTACATTTGCAGCCAGGACCGGAAATGTTTTCAATCTACAGTTTCTAAACTGCCAGTATGTGTGATGCTTTGTTTGCTCCCAGCAGTTtggttaaagggaaactttgcaTAAAGTTTAGGGACTGATGAGGGAGACagatctttttgtttttcagtgctAAAAATCAATTGAGCAGAAGCCCAGACACGTTGACCTTTCGTCCCACGTTGGGGTCAATCTGAATATGGTCTAAGGTCAGATGTTGATCAAGGCCAAGCTGGAATAAAATAACCCTGATTACATCAttagggttattttctcagattaGACAAAGCTGCtacagagccacagaagacattatgaAACTGTTTTCACAAGCTGAGTAACACCAACTAACCATGACCAGTTAATTGATCATCATGTTTAAAATCATTGGAGTTTCTCTTTAAAAGGTCTTTGAGAACTAtagcaagagagagacagaatttGCAACTGCAGTTTAACACTTTAACACATTATAGACAATAAACAAGCATGTGCAGCCTGCTGGTCACAGATCACATACAGAATGGGAACAATAGTTTTTATCACGTTTGttcattataaaaacaaatgcacCCATTCTTGTGTGGGATTAATTTTTCTTACTGATGTACTCTTCTTCAGTAGCCTGCACCAGGTAAAAGCTTCATAACAAGTAGCGTATCCATGTctgcagagacaaagaaaagagcgCCACCTACAGAAACATCAACGGAAAACTTAAGGAAATAGACATGATACGGTGCTGCCCTCACTGTTTGACTGGTAGGAGATCTCCAGAACATATGGTGcagtaaaaccacaaaaacGACCTTTTGGCACCgaagatgaagacagaaaaatcaGGATTGTGCACATGACCACTTTAATAGATGCCTTCCTGTACTGATGAACCTATAGTGAGTCGTTCCACATGGAGCCATAATGTCCTCCATGCACCTGTTCTGCTTCCCCTGAGTCCACGGCTTTGTGCTCACAACCAGCCCTCCTCTGCTCCATTGTCTCCTCTCTACAGCAGGCCGTTTAACTTCATTAATATGCATTAAACCGGAGTGTgtcgcatgtgtgtgtgtgtgtgtgtgtgtgtgtgtgcatgtgtgcgtcaGTCAAAGCCCAGTAAAGCAggctcacaaaaaaaaaagagcttgatAACTGACCTGACTGCTGGGACAATGACTATGTTACTATTTTTGTCACACACTCAAGTGAAATATTAAAGGCAGTCAAAGTTGAGACAAAAGTCATTTGCGCGTCTAATATTTTAGAAATCGGAGCTGAGATCCCGTTTACTGCCATTGTGGGGGGTTTTCATTCATGAAATAATCAATATCGGGTCCACCGCAGACTTTCAGTGAGTCTCTGAAAAACGACCCCGTGATTTAGTGTCACAGAGAAATTTATAAAGACTTCAGTCTATAATTAAAGCGTAACTCTTCATGTTCTTCTGGATtctatgttgttttctttgtgagTATGTTTTGAGCCACTTCCAGGTCTGTATTCAGTGTCACAAAAAGGACTGAAGTTGAAAAAGCCTCACTTTGAATCAATCTAAAATCTTCATCGTGTCCAACATTTGCATGGCCCTATAAATCTTGAAATGGGTCCTTTGTGAAGAGAATACATTTAGCCGCTGCTATAAAAGTTTCCAGCGAGTGTAGACAGCACAAAGCATGAAGAAAATCATGTTAGTGAGACAGTTTCTTGCATTCAAGAATAAATTATCATCAGAATACACCACATGGTCCATTTTCAAGGTCACCTCCGCCTCTGCATGCACAAAGGAAATCATGAGAGAGCATTTAAAAGATGAATGGCTGCCATATCACAATAGATAAATTGCATGGGGGCCAATATGACATGTGGCTCTGCTGCTTCAGGGTGCCTATGTTACTCTTAATGCAAAACGTATTTGGCAGCAACAAAGAAGGTATTGATAATGAATATg
It encodes the following:
- the si:dkey-33c12.3 gene encoding neurofilament light polypeptide: MSSESYLSYRRPWDSYRGSRTTTKSSMSSSLFASPRAPPSGKRILRLASSSLPDASERMDLAQASSINTELLGLRSQEREQLVDLNDRFATYIEKVRHLELQNRALLAELEALRRRQNDPSRLQGVYEGEARSLRAMIDSENGEKMRMEAERDHLRDVYEQMKERYDEETRRRMDAEEALQRAKEEASRAVLYNCDAEATVVSLCDEMVFLKKVFAEEQAELQAQLQVANISVDVEVSRPDLSTALRDIRAQYERLANKNMQAAEDWYKSKFASVAEMASKNNEAVHAIREETMEYRRLLQSRSSEIEALRNVIDSLNKQLEELEETQGKEVAKYQVRISELEQDITEAKQEMARYLREYQDLLNVKMALDIEIAAYRKLLEGEEIRLSYPSLPALN
- the LOC121880633 gene encoding nanos homolog 1-like, with protein sequence MDLLDRGYLDARSPYDYTFNFWNDYLGLSTLVAKNKINSPSCSPNSITESLKATLGLDDSPVCSCVIGQGRDSDGHLDCCCAAPGSPPISIYDLKERISLLRPYEHFAGDSPLADRDSPSYRGSFPGLDLLSMDRRRKQTQRSKPEPKVCVFCRNNGAPEEVYGTHILKTADGRVLCPILRAYTCPLCSANGDNAHTIKYCPLSKDQPSQRVAKGGRAIGKRLKIF